One window of the Nodosilinea sp. PGN35 genome contains the following:
- a CDS encoding DUF3038 domain-containing protein, with product MPVDSPPASQPLPQPPLVLDALVNPGLPSDDCPRRARIQLDLLLLAIEALDLGGGEAMLATARELALEGLVKGRVHLWLLRGTNPMRRYSQRRPLQIEEAKALVIIICTLARRLTVLVRQLLVGYQQLSDKQLSPEHHFRLADYLSRFRSHFRARMNPRRAGVIAYSTDAKLDELALQLLQQLLLCSGVLGPQRLWSSLFDGEVS from the coding sequence ATGCCAGTAGATAGCCCGCCCGCTTCCCAGCCGCTTCCCCAGCCGCCCCTAGTGCTCGATGCCCTGGTCAACCCAGGGCTGCCCAGCGATGACTGCCCCCGTCGGGCGCGCATTCAGCTTGACCTGCTGCTGCTGGCGATCGAAGCCCTCGACCTCGGCGGGGGCGAAGCGATGCTGGCCACCGCCCGCGAGCTGGCCCTGGAGGGGCTGGTGAAGGGGCGCGTGCACCTGTGGCTGCTGCGGGGCACTAACCCCATGCGCCGCTACAGCCAGCGCCGCCCCCTACAGATAGAGGAGGCCAAGGCCTTAGTGATTATTATCTGCACCCTGGCGCGGCGGCTGACGGTGCTGGTGCGCCAGCTGCTGGTCGGTTACCAACAGCTGAGCGACAAACAGCTTTCCCCTGAGCATCACTTTCGTCTGGCCGACTACCTGAGCCGCTTTCGCAGCCACTTTCGCGCCCGCATGAACCCCCGCCGGGCTGGGGTAATCGCCTACAGCACCGACGCCAAGCTCGACGAGTTGGCCCTTCAGCTTTTGCAACAACTGTTGCTGTGCTCTGGGGTGCTTGGGCCTCAGCGCCTGTGGAGCAGCCTGTTCGACGGAGAAGTATCATGA